In one window of Clavelina lepadiformis chromosome 4, kaClaLepa1.1, whole genome shotgun sequence DNA:
- the LOC143452022 gene encoding plasmanylethanolamine desaturase 1-like isoform X2, whose translation MARRNENVNGRKTTSVSRGTGTLAADFATGLVHWGCDSWGSIQLPILGTFIRSFREHHIDPTGITRWDFIDTNGDNCLLPIFPMTFSVYKCFTSSKEEIASNYFFEIFLFSFFFFVCFTNQIHKWSHTYFGLPAWVTFLQDLHIILPKQHHRVHHVAPHETHYCITTGWLDYPLEKMKFWTILEAIIEYLTGAKPRTDDMKWTYKRY comes from the exons ATGGCTAgaagaaatgaaaatgttaacGGGAGAAAAACAACATCCGTTTCTAGAG GTACCGGCACACTAGCTGCCGATTTTGCCACTGGACTGGTTCACTGGGGTTGTGATAGCTGGGGCTCTATACAGTTGCCCATACTTGGCACTTTTATCCGTTCATTCAGAGAACACCATATCGATCCAACAGGGATTACTCGTTGGGACTTCATAGACACAAACGGCGATAATTGCTTGCTTCCCATCTTTCCAATGACCTTTTCCGTatacaaatgttttacatCATCCAAGG AGGAAATCGCAAGCAActatttctttgaaatatttttattttcgtttttcttcTTCGTGTGCTTCACCAATCAGATCCATAAGTGGTCACACACATACTTCGGTCTTCCAGCATGGGTCACTTTTCTTCAAGATCTTCACATTATTTTGCCTAAGCAGCATCACCGTGTCCATCATGTTGCACCACATGAAAC CCACTACTGTATAACAACCGGCTGGTTAGATTATCCGTTAGAGAAGATGAAATTTTGGACCATCTTGGAGGCGATCATTGAATACCTTACAGGAGCAAAACCAAGAACGGATGACATGAAATGGACCTACAAACGTTACTGA
- the LOC143452022 gene encoding plasmanylethanolamine desaturase 1-like isoform X1, with translation MARRNENVNGRKTTSVSRGKRLQETISLVLSLILMTIDFSFLVYHFRWSYTFYLIPLICTGTLAADFATGLVHWGCDSWGSIQLPILGTFIRSFREHHIDPTGITRWDFIDTNGDNCLLPIFPMTFSVYKCFTSSKEEIASNYFFEIFLFSFFFFVCFTNQIHKWSHTYFGLPAWVTFLQDLHIILPKQHHRVHHVAPHETHYCITTGWLDYPLEKMKFWTILEAIIEYLTGAKPRTDDMKWTYKRY, from the exons ATGGCTAgaagaaatgaaaatgttaacGGGAGAAAAACAACATCCGTTTCTAGAG GAAAAAGGTTACAGGAAACCATTTCCTTGGTTCTGAGTTTGATCTTGATGACAATCGACTTCTCCTTTCTCGTTTATCACTTTCGATGGTCTTACACATTTTACTTAATTCCCTTGATTT GTACCGGCACACTAGCTGCCGATTTTGCCACTGGACTGGTTCACTGGGGTTGTGATAGCTGGGGCTCTATACAGTTGCCCATACTTGGCACTTTTATCCGTTCATTCAGAGAACACCATATCGATCCAACAGGGATTACTCGTTGGGACTTCATAGACACAAACGGCGATAATTGCTTGCTTCCCATCTTTCCAATGACCTTTTCCGTatacaaatgttttacatCATCCAAGG AGGAAATCGCAAGCAActatttctttgaaatatttttattttcgtttttcttcTTCGTGTGCTTCACCAATCAGATCCATAAGTGGTCACACACATACTTCGGTCTTCCAGCATGGGTCACTTTTCTTCAAGATCTTCACATTATTTTGCCTAAGCAGCATCACCGTGTCCATCATGTTGCACCACATGAAAC CCACTACTGTATAACAACCGGCTGGTTAGATTATCCGTTAGAGAAGATGAAATTTTGGACCATCTTGGAGGCGATCATTGAATACCTTACAGGAGCAAAACCAAGAACGGATGACATGAAATGGACCTACAAACGTTACTGA